From Acinetobacter lwoffii, a single genomic window includes:
- a CDS encoding transposase has translation MNPLASLAPAIKDLASAQKSSFATTQAVWRFLNNDKISFSQLNQPIEHLACEQIKASPHQYALIVHDWSQLQYVKHHHKIQRLQRTHQYDSGYELQSSLLVDAASGLPIAPLAQTLSDASGCYSTFSQHSAGRKSHLDSLTEQIKVIEQYPIEKTCVHIIDREGDSIAHLREMSSQGFKWLIRAKEGHRIEHQGKTCKVAEAAERVETQQVQPIAYKGNRHMLHVGETAIRITRAAKPKRNDDSGQRVAPQPGSAIEARLIVAVVKDDQDKTVARWSLISNVPSEITTVEMTTWYYWRWTIECYFKLLKQAGHDIEAWLQTRPEAILRRLLISCMACVLTWRIQRSEDEHHQKIRVFLTRLSGRQQKRGRLESAPALLAGLSILLNTLQLLSEYSIDELNEIATMALGIS, from the coding sequence ATGAACCCTCTTGCTTCACTTGCTCCGGCAATCAAAGACCTGGCTTCTGCCCAAAAGTCGAGTTTCGCAACCACACAAGCGGTCTGGCGATTCCTGAATAATGACAAAATCTCTTTTAGTCAGTTAAACCAGCCAATTGAACATCTTGCATGTGAACAGATCAAGGCATCACCGCATCAATATGCATTGATTGTTCATGACTGGTCTCAGCTACAGTATGTGAAACACCATCATAAAATTCAGCGCCTGCAAAGAACCCATCAATATGATTCAGGCTATGAATTGCAAAGCAGTCTGCTGGTTGATGCAGCCTCGGGACTACCTATTGCGCCACTGGCGCAGACACTATCAGATGCCTCAGGCTGCTATTCCACATTCAGTCAACACTCTGCTGGGCGCAAATCTCATCTAGATTCACTTACCGAACAAATCAAAGTGATTGAACAATATCCCATTGAGAAAACATGTGTTCATATCATTGATCGTGAAGGTGACTCCATTGCCCACCTAAGGGAAATGAGCAGCCAGGGTTTTAAATGGCTGATTCGGGCGAAAGAAGGCCATCGAATTGAGCATCAGGGCAAAACATGCAAAGTTGCAGAAGCCGCAGAACGAGTAGAAACGCAGCAGGTCCAGCCGATTGCCTATAAAGGAAACCGGCATATGTTGCATGTGGGAGAAACTGCTATCCGGATAACACGTGCAGCAAAACCGAAGAGAAATGACGATTCAGGCCAACGGGTTGCTCCCCAGCCAGGGAGTGCGATTGAAGCCAGATTAATTGTTGCCGTAGTGAAAGATGATCAGGATAAGACCGTCGCAAGATGGTCACTAATCAGCAATGTTCCATCAGAGATTACTACGGTAGAGATGACGACCTGGTATTACTGGCGCTGGACAATTGAATGCTATTTCAAGCTGCTCAAGCAGGCAGGTCATGATATTGAAGCATGGCTTCAGACCAGACCTGAAGCCATTTTAAGGCGGTTACTGATTAGCTGTATGGCTTGTGTTTTAACTTGGCGAATCCAGCGTTCTGAAGATGAACACCATCAGAAAATTCGTGTATTTCTCACCCGTCTTTCAGGTCGGCAGCAGAAAAGAGGTAGGTTGGAAAGTGCACCTGCCTTATTGGCAGGGCTTTCGATTTTACTGAACACTCTTCAACTGCTCTCGGAATATTCAATAGATGAACTCAATGAGATAGCCACAATGGCATTAGGTATCTCATAG
- the tnpA gene encoding IS66-like element accessory protein TnpA: MTTNHQTSIASLAKKRRTYSAEFKQQIVQACKAPDVSIASVALQHGLNTNLVSKWIRLIDAKPGNDRSPLPNKPAFIALSCSAPLDPTPTDMLKVQITLPHSKAEIGLKWQVSEISALAELLKALAT, from the coding sequence ATGACTACAAATCACCAGACATCCATCGCATCTCTTGCGAAAAAACGAAGAACATACAGTGCTGAATTTAAACAGCAGATCGTTCAGGCTTGTAAAGCACCAGACGTTTCAATTGCTTCAGTCGCTTTGCAACATGGATTGAATACAAATCTTGTATCCAAATGGATTCGCTTAATTGATGCTAAGCCAGGGAATGATCGCTCACCACTACCGAATAAACCTGCATTTATTGCCTTATCTTGCTCTGCACCATTAGATCCTACTCCTACTGACATGTTAAAGGTTCAAATTACTTTACCCCACTCAAAAGCAGAAATTGGCTTGAAATGGCAAGTATCAGAAATATCTGCTTTAGCAGAATTACTCAAGGCACTTGCAACATGA
- the tatB gene encoding Sec-independent protein translocase protein TatB gives MLNIGMTELLIFGIISLLVLGPDKLPEAVRFVGTWYGKIKRMVSNVQNDLDRELRLSELREQMQAEMQRIQELEAKMQAQVANLQQPIVSDEVKIKSQAVQPLLSYQPVIQPVSPVYLPKPTAIQTVISEQRYTEMKVAV, from the coding sequence ATGCTCAATATTGGAATGACCGAGCTGCTGATTTTCGGGATTATTTCGCTTTTGGTTCTTGGGCCAGATAAGCTTCCGGAAGCAGTACGTTTTGTCGGAACATGGTACGGCAAGATCAAGCGTATGGTGAGCAATGTTCAGAATGATCTTGATCGTGAATTGCGCCTGTCTGAGCTACGTGAACAGATGCAGGCTGAAATGCAGCGGATTCAGGAACTGGAGGCCAAGATGCAGGCACAAGTGGCTAATTTGCAGCAGCCGATTGTAAGCGATGAAGTAAAAATAAAATCGCAAGCTGTCCAGCCCTTGCTCAGCTATCAGCCGGTGATACAGCCTGTATCACCCGTGTATTTACCCAAGCCTACAGCAATTCAAACCGTGATTTCCGAACAACGCTATACAGAAATGAAGGTGGCCGTATGA
- the tnpC gene encoding IS66 family transposase, with amino-acid sequence MNTLPDLSQLTHEQLLEFTRQLALQHQSLAQSNQQLDARVQHLEVTNQQLDSKVQHLSILNQKYEHELALFKQHKFGSKNEHLTAKQIHLWDEAVEEDIAAVDLELERLNADKTDAVTHKAKTNKPKRRPLPDHLHTIRIEHEPASTQCACGCQLRRIGEDVSEKLHFRPAQFYKEQHVRGKWVCDQCDTLTQQAMPAYVIDKGIASPELLSHVLVSKYADHLPLYRQRLIYQRAGIELSRSTLSDWIGRCGVELEPLANALKEVVLQQQVLHADETPVTIMRMGENDKKPKKGYVWAYATTQYNPVQAVIYDFQDSRSGQHAAEFLKGWQGYLVCDDYSGYKARFKSGQVIEVGCMAHARRKFHELHVTGKSQVAEQALVLIQKLYAIEAELRKKTDGTAEDRREYRQQHSQPVMQQLYEWLNQHHLTVPSSSPTAKAINYTLKRWPALSRYLDDGNLPICNNWVENQMRPWALGRKNWLFAGSLRSGQRAANIMTLIQSAKLNGLDPYAYLSDVLKRLPTHKVTQIEELLPHCWKPKSN; translated from the coding sequence ATGAATACGCTGCCTGACTTAAGCCAACTGACCCATGAACAACTGCTGGAATTCACCAGACAGTTGGCGCTGCAGCATCAGTCTCTAGCACAATCAAACCAGCAATTAGATGCCAGAGTTCAACATCTTGAAGTCACCAATCAGCAATTAGATTCTAAAGTTCAACATCTTTCTATTCTCAATCAAAAATACGAGCATGAACTCGCACTATTTAAACAGCACAAATTCGGCAGTAAAAACGAACATCTCACTGCAAAACAAATCCACCTGTGGGATGAAGCGGTTGAAGAAGATATTGCCGCGGTTGATCTAGAACTGGAACGGCTAAATGCAGATAAAACCGATGCAGTGACACACAAAGCCAAAACCAATAAACCTAAACGTCGACCACTGCCAGATCATCTACACACCATCCGTATTGAGCATGAACCTGCATCAACCCAATGTGCTTGTGGCTGCCAACTCCGTCGTATCGGCGAAGATGTCAGTGAAAAACTGCATTTCAGACCGGCACAGTTCTATAAGGAACAGCATGTGCGTGGTAAATGGGTCTGTGATCAGTGTGACACTCTGACTCAGCAAGCGATGCCCGCCTATGTGATTGATAAAGGTATTGCTTCACCTGAACTGCTCAGCCATGTTTTGGTATCGAAATATGCCGATCATTTGCCGCTGTACCGTCAACGTCTGATCTATCAGCGGGCGGGAATCGAACTTTCTAGATCAACTTTATCTGACTGGATAGGTCGCTGCGGTGTAGAACTGGAACCTCTGGCCAATGCCTTAAAAGAGGTGGTACTACAACAGCAGGTGCTGCATGCAGATGAAACACCGGTCACCATCATGCGGATGGGTGAGAATGATAAAAAACCGAAGAAAGGTTATGTCTGGGCCTATGCCACTACACAGTACAATCCAGTTCAGGCGGTGATCTATGACTTTCAGGATAGTCGTTCAGGCCAGCATGCTGCAGAGTTCTTGAAAGGCTGGCAGGGTTATCTAGTCTGTGATGATTACAGTGGTTATAAAGCACGCTTTAAATCAGGCCAGGTCATTGAGGTGGGCTGCATGGCCCATGCACGTCGTAAATTCCATGAACTGCATGTAACTGGGAAAAGTCAGGTCGCTGAACAGGCATTAGTGCTGATTCAGAAACTGTATGCGATAGAAGCAGAACTCAGGAAAAAGACCGATGGTACAGCGGAAGACCGCCGCGAATACCGACAACAGCATAGTCAACCAGTGATGCAACAACTATATGAATGGCTCAACCAACATCATCTGACAGTGCCATCGAGTTCTCCCACCGCCAAGGCCATCAATTACACTCTGAAGCGTTGGCCAGCTTTAAGCCGCTATCTGGATGATGGCAATCTACCTATTTGCAATAATTGGGTCGAGAATCAGATGCGTCCCTGGGCGTTGGGGCGCAAGAACTGGCTGTTTGCAGGTTCGCTGCGCAGTGGTCAGCGAGCGGCAAACATCATGACGTTAATCCAGTCAGCAAAGCTGAATGGCTTGGATCCGTATGCCTATTTAAGTGATGTGCTGAAAAGGCTGCCGACACATAAAGTGACCCAGATTGAAGAGTTACTGCCACACTGCTGGAAACCTAAATCGAATTAA
- the tatA gene encoding Sec-independent protein translocase subunit TatA gives MAGLSIWHVLIFAIVVILLFGTSKLKNLGKDVGGAIKDFKKSVKDEEAEQAQLAEPRTIDAQVKTPEHSVKS, from the coding sequence ATGGCAGGATTATCAATTTGGCATGTGCTGATTTTTGCAATTGTAGTGATTTTATTGTTCGGCACATCGAAACTTAAAAATCTGGGTAAAGACGTCGGCGGCGCGATTAAAGACTTTAAAAAATCAGTCAAAGATGAAGAGGCAGAACAAGCTCAGCTTGCAGAGCCACGCACCATTGATGCTCAGGTCAAAACTCCTGAACATTCGGTTAAAAGTTAA
- a CDS encoding PhoX family protein: MKNEDMIPCQDLVEDSNNSNNTHFQTILDQYTSRRSFIAKTTSGAMALAFAATVSGCSDDDNDSGTPDSNPTTPPDTTSPDQHAWSDLKARPNKLAFEPVRKNTQNFFSVPEGYELKVLYAVGDPINPAYPEKTDTTLASGASYQFRSGDNHDGMSFFGMHPTNKNYAAKESTQGLLVLNHEYLQQSQLHTPEGTITIDGVRPEDQVLREVNAHGVSVIEISKDANTQDVKINLNSNFNRRITAATEMEINGPARGSDLVKTIFSPDGTLTRGTFANCGNGYTPWGTYLTAEENWSGYFARQANDTRAIAKEEISLSRYGRGGTDARSSQYRWNTPVAELTGDKGLYDRWDISVKGANALADYRNVMNTCGFIVEIDPFSATTRPVKRTALGRFAHEDCRCSNPIPGQPLAFYMGDDATGEYIYKFVSEAVWDPKDINGGYTAGDKYMDKGTLYVAKFNDDGTGEWLELTHGKNGLTAANEIYPFAGQDDIVINARLAADHVGATKMDRPEWVAVNPENGEVYVTLTNNGNRGRAYPTDAANPRSYIDFKGSSASNSGNMNGHIIRFSEAKNTVTATSFAWDIFLFGAEARAASNINLSGLDDLNDFSSPDGMWFDPRGILWIQTDDGQYTDETNCMMLAALPGTVGDGAKALAASTKAEGQETFVGAKLSNDRVRRFLTGPSGCEITGVTITPDYKAIFVNVQHPGGAWPANQSERYSRLGKVPRSATVVITRKDGGAIAGEALEQASV; this comes from the coding sequence ATGAAAAACGAAGATATGATACCTTGCCAGGATCTGGTTGAAGACAGTAACAACTCAAATAACACGCACTTCCAAACGATTCTGGACCAATATACTAGTCGTCGTAGCTTTATTGCGAAAACTACAAGTGGGGCAATGGCATTAGCATTTGCAGCAACAGTAAGTGGTTGTTCAGATGATGATAATGATTCTGGTACTCCTGACAGTAATCCAACTACACCGCCAGACACTACTAGCCCAGATCAACATGCCTGGAGTGACCTAAAAGCACGTCCGAATAAATTAGCCTTTGAGCCGGTTCGCAAGAATACCCAAAACTTCTTCAGTGTTCCTGAAGGTTATGAGCTTAAAGTATTGTATGCAGTAGGCGATCCAATCAACCCTGCTTATCCAGAAAAGACCGATACGACCTTAGCTTCTGGTGCCTCTTACCAGTTCCGTTCAGGCGATAACCATGATGGTATGAGCTTCTTCGGTATGCATCCAACCAACAAAAATTATGCTGCGAAAGAATCAACACAAGGTTTACTTGTTTTAAACCACGAATATCTACAACAATCTCAGCTCCATACACCAGAAGGTACAATTACTATCGATGGCGTACGTCCAGAAGATCAGGTACTCCGTGAAGTGAATGCGCATGGTGTTTCTGTTATTGAGATCAGCAAAGATGCAAATACACAAGACGTTAAAATCAACTTAAATTCTAATTTTAACCGTCGTATCACTGCAGCAACCGAGATGGAAATTAATGGACCAGCGCGTGGTTCTGACCTCGTCAAAACTATTTTCTCACCAGATGGAACATTGACTCGCGGTACCTTTGCCAACTGTGGTAATGGTTATACGCCATGGGGAACTTACTTAACGGCTGAAGAAAACTGGAGTGGTTATTTCGCTCGTCAAGCCAACGACACCCGCGCTATTGCAAAAGAAGAAATTTCATTATCTCGTTATGGTCGTGGTGGTACTGATGCCCGTTCGTCTCAATACCGCTGGAATACTCCTGTTGCTGAATTAACCGGTGATAAAGGACTTTATGATCGTTGGGATATTTCAGTTAAAGGCGCAAATGCTTTAGCAGATTATCGTAATGTCATGAATACCTGTGGCTTCATTGTAGAGATTGATCCATTTAGCGCGACTACACGTCCAGTTAAACGTACTGCACTGGGTCGTTTTGCACACGAAGACTGCCGCTGTAGCAACCCTATTCCGGGTCAGCCATTAGCGTTCTATATGGGTGATGACGCGACCGGCGAATATATCTATAAATTTGTTTCTGAAGCCGTCTGGGATCCAAAAGACATTAATGGTGGTTATACCGCTGGTGATAAATACATGGATAAAGGGACATTATATGTCGCTAAATTCAATGATGACGGTACAGGTGAATGGCTAGAACTGACTCATGGCAAAAATGGTTTAACTGCTGCCAATGAAATCTATCCGTTTGCAGGCCAAGATGACATCGTCATCAATGCCCGTCTTGCTGCTGACCATGTAGGTGCGACCAAAATGGACCGTCCAGAATGGGTTGCAGTGAATCCCGAAAATGGTGAAGTCTATGTAACGCTTACCAACAACGGTAACCGTGGACGTGCTTACCCAACCGATGCAGCCAACCCACGTAGCTACATCGACTTTAAAGGCTCGTCAGCTAGCAACTCAGGAAACATGAATGGTCATATCATTCGTTTCAGTGAAGCTAAAAACACAGTTACAGCAACAAGTTTTGCTTGGGATATTTTCCTGTTCGGTGCAGAAGCACGTGCTGCCTCTAACATCAACTTGTCAGGTCTGGATGATTTAAATGACTTCTCCAGCCCAGATGGCATGTGGTTCGATCCGCGCGGAATTCTGTGGATTCAGACCGATGATGGTCAGTATACCGATGAAACCAACTGTATGATGCTGGCAGCACTTCCGGGTACTGTAGGTGATGGTGCTAAAGCGCTTGCAGCCAGCACCAAAGCAGAAGGACAGGAAACCTTTGTTGGTGCCAAACTCAGCAATGATCGTGTTCGTCGCTTTTTGACTGGTCCATCGGGTTGTGAAATTACCGGCGTGACTATTACCCCGGACTATAAAGCGATCTTTGTCAACGTTCAGCATCCAGGGGGTGCATGGCCAGCCAACCAAAGCGAGCGTTATAGCCGTTTAGGCAAAGTACCTCGCTCTGCAACTGTGGTCATTACCCGTAAAGATGGTGGCGCCATTGCGGGTGAGGCTTTGGAACAAGCGAGCGTATAA
- the tatC gene encoding twin-arginine translocase subunit TatC, which produces MTSLPTTPASNDAAALNLEQMPITQHLIILRKHLFKVVAVLIGLFFCLLPFANQTYQWLSEPLRAQLPASSTMIATDVTATFMAPFKLNFFVALMIAMPFILYQLWTFIKPALYAKEKSLALPLLIGSIVLFYTGISFAYFVALPSILHFFISVSPETVAPMTDINSYLSFCLKLFLVFGFTFEIPIITLVLILIGAVSTQTLVEKRRFIIVGCFFVAMFVTPPDALSMIMLAVPMWLLFELGLLAGKLIEKRRLKTE; this is translated from the coding sequence ATGACATCCTTGCCGACCACACCAGCCTCCAATGATGCTGCAGCACTGAACCTCGAACAGATGCCGATTACCCAGCATTTGATCATCTTAAGAAAGCATCTGTTTAAAGTGGTTGCTGTCCTGATTGGCCTGTTTTTCTGCTTATTACCCTTTGCTAATCAGACTTATCAATGGTTGTCTGAACCGTTGCGTGCACAGCTACCTGCCAGTTCAACCATGATTGCCACGGATGTCACTGCAACCTTCATGGCACCTTTTAAGCTGAACTTCTTTGTCGCGCTGATGATCGCGATGCCGTTCATCCTGTATCAGCTCTGGACCTTTATTAAGCCTGCGCTGTATGCCAAGGAAAAGAGCCTGGCCTTGCCGCTTCTGATCGGCAGTATCGTACTTTTTTATACCGGCATCAGCTTTGCCTACTTTGTGGCATTGCCCTCGATTCTGCATTTTTTTATCAGTGTTTCGCCTGAAACTGTAGCCCCGATGACCGACATCAACAGTTATCTTAGCTTCTGTTTAAAGCTGTTTCTGGTCTTTGGTTTTACTTTTGAGATTCCCATTATTACCCTGGTTCTGATCTTGATTGGCGCAGTTTCGACCCAGACTCTGGTAGAGAAACGGCGCTTTATTATTGTGGGTTGCTTCTTTGTAGCAATGTTTGTGACGCCCCCGGATGCCCTGTCAATGATCATGCTGGCTGTCCCGATGTGGCTGCTGTTTGAACTGGGTTTGCTGGCAGGGAAACTGATTGAAAAACGTCGTTTAAAGACCGAATAA
- the tnpB gene encoding IS66 family insertion sequence element accessory protein TnpB (TnpB, as the term is used for proteins encoded by IS66 family insertion elements, is considered an accessory protein, since TnpC, encoded by a neighboring gene, is a DDE family transposase.) produces the protein MIRIDEIWLSTQPMDMRAGMDTAMAQIMKSFGSIKPHCAYLFCNKRGHRMKVLVHDGLGIWLCARRLEQGKFHWAQVHQGETVALSPEQLQALIQGLPWQRIGRQQVVTML, from the coding sequence ATGATCCGTATCGATGAAATCTGGTTGTCTACCCAGCCCATGGACATGCGTGCGGGTATGGATACGGCCATGGCGCAGATTATGAAATCCTTTGGTTCAATCAAACCGCATTGTGCTTACCTGTTCTGTAATAAACGTGGCCATCGTATGAAAGTACTGGTACATGATGGACTGGGCATCTGGCTGTGTGCCCGGCGGCTGGAACAGGGCAAATTTCACTGGGCTCAAGTTCACCAAGGTGAAACCGTAGCCCTCAGCCCGGAACAGTTACAGGCACTGATCCAGGGTTTGCCCTGGCAGCGCATTGGACGACAGCAGGTGGTGACGATGCTTTAA